The Vescimonas coprocola genome includes a window with the following:
- a CDS encoding aminotransferase class V-fold PLP-dependent enzyme codes for MIYLDAAATTLEKPPQVRQAMAQAAAELSTPGRGSHPTARRAEETAFRCRAEAAALFGVPSPENVVFTMNATHGLNIAIRSLVVPGSRVVISGYEHNAVCRPLYAIPEVRLTVVDAPPFRREQAAEEFRRAILAGADAVIVNHVSNVFGCVQPLEEIAGVCRSRGVPLLVDASQSAGTLPLHLTELGAAFIAMPGHKGLYGPQGTGLLLCGERPARPLLLGGTGSASRDRQMPPTLPDRLEAGTHNMPGIAGLLEGLRFVRRRTPEAIACRERQLAAEAVRRLKALPGVEVFTPANGPHPTGVVSFRAAGRDCEELAEALGRRGIALRAGLHCAPLAHRTAGTLDTGTVRLSLSDFNTPAQIEKLAQELHQLFRETVR; via the coding sequence ATGATCTATCTGGACGCTGCGGCCACCACACTGGAAAAGCCGCCCCAGGTGCGGCAGGCCATGGCACAGGCGGCGGCAGAGCTGTCCACTCCCGGACGGGGCAGCCATCCCACCGCCCGCCGGGCGGAGGAGACGGCCTTCCGGTGTCGGGCCGAGGCGGCGGCGCTATTCGGCGTGCCGTCGCCGGAGAATGTGGTGTTCACCATGAACGCCACCCACGGGTTGAACATCGCCATCCGGTCGCTGGTGGTTCCCGGCAGCCGGGTGGTGATCTCCGGCTATGAGCACAACGCCGTCTGCCGCCCCCTGTATGCCATACCGGAGGTGCGCCTGACGGTGGTGGATGCGCCGCCCTTCCGGCGGGAGCAGGCGGCGGAGGAATTCCGACGGGCCATTCTGGCCGGGGCGGATGCGGTGATCGTCAACCATGTGTCCAACGTGTTCGGCTGCGTCCAGCCGCTGGAGGAGATCGCCGGAGTCTGCCGCAGCCGGGGTGTGCCGCTGTTGGTGGACGCCTCCCAATCGGCAGGGACGCTGCCCCTGCACCTGACGGAGCTGGGGGCGGCCTTCATTGCCATGCCGGGCCACAAGGGGCTTTACGGCCCCCAGGGGACGGGGCTGCTGCTGTGCGGCGAACGGCCCGCCCGGCCGCTGCTGCTGGGCGGCACGGGAAGCGCCTCCCGTGACCGGCAGATGCCCCCGACCCTGCCGGATCGCCTGGAGGCCGGCACCCACAATATGCCGGGCATCGCCGGGCTGTTGGAGGGACTGCGGTTCGTCCGCCGACGGACGCCGGAGGCCATCGCCTGCCGGGAGCGGCAGCTGGCGGCGGAGGCGGTGCGCCGCCTGAAGGCCCTGCCGGGGGTGGAGGTATTCACGCCCGCAAACGGCCCCCATCCCACCGGTGTGGTGTCCTTCCGGGCGGCGGGCCGGGACTGCGAAGAGCTGGCGGAGGCGCTGGGACGCCGGGGTATCGCCCTGCGGGCGGGGCTTCACTGTGCGCCGCTGGCCCACCGCACGGCGGGGACACTGGACACCGGCACGGTGCGCCTGAGCCTTTCCGACTTCAACACTCCGGCGCAAATAGAAAAGCTGGCGCAGGAGCTGCACCAGCTTTTTCGTGAGACTGTCAGATAG
- a CDS encoding CarD family transcriptional regulator, whose product MYQVGDRVVHPMHGAGIIESIVQERLGGQLGSYYVFRMPSGGLTLKIPTGSCGAIGVRALSTSGRIREVLSAIPGLEIDRTTNWNRRYRENLNRLKSGDLLEVARVIKGLMWRDREKGLSNGERKMLHSAKQILVSEVVLVEGHTYPDAEQRIEQAMMTGAKNE is encoded by the coding sequence ATGTATCAGGTAGGTGACCGGGTGGTTCACCCCATGCACGGGGCGGGGATCATCGAAAGTATCGTGCAGGAACGGCTGGGCGGACAGCTGGGCAGCTACTACGTGTTCCGAATGCCCTCCGGCGGGCTGACGCTGAAGATCCCCACAGGCAGCTGCGGGGCCATCGGCGTCCGGGCCCTGTCCACCTCCGGTCGCATCCGGGAGGTACTGAGCGCCATTCCGGGGCTGGAGATCGACCGCACCACCAACTGGAACCGACGCTATCGGGAGAACCTGAACCGGCTGAAGAGCGGTGACCTGCTGGAGGTGGCCCGTGTCATCAAGGGCCTTATGTGGCGGGACCGGGAGAAGGGCCTTTCCAACGGTGAGCGCAAGATGCTCCACAGCGCCAAACAAATATTGGTATCCGAGGTGGTGCTGGTGGAGGGACATACCTATCCCGATGCGGAGCAGCGCATTGAGCAGGCCATGATGACGGGAGCGAAGAACGAATGA
- the ispD gene encoding 2-C-methyl-D-erythritol 4-phosphate cytidylyltransferase — protein sequence MKLFDRLGKLRDRRRPYCTMIVPAAGESRRMGGGNKLLLPLEGEPVLAHTLRAIDAATLVDEIILSTRTECLAEMAELCQKCSLQKPVRVVVGGETRTHSVLAAALEANEKARLIAVHDGARPLIRPEQIDELIRFGERTYAAAPAVPVSDTIKRTEPSTGRVLETPDRAALFAVQTPQVFQAELLKAALQSAVNAEVTLTDDCSAVERLGKEVYLTAGDPENIKITRPLDLRLAEAILAERRKQA from the coding sequence ATGAAGCTATTTGATCGGCTGGGGAAGCTGCGGGATAGGCGCCGCCCTTACTGTACCATGATCGTACCGGCGGCGGGGGAATCCCGGCGCATGGGCGGCGGCAACAAGCTGCTGCTGCCGCTGGAGGGGGAGCCGGTGCTGGCCCACACCCTCCGGGCCATCGACGCCGCCACGCTGGTGGACGAGATCATACTGTCCACCCGGACGGAGTGTCTGGCGGAGATGGCGGAGCTGTGCCAGAAATGTAGCCTGCAAAAGCCCGTGCGTGTGGTGGTGGGCGGTGAGACCCGCACCCACTCGGTGCTGGCGGCGGCGCTGGAGGCCAACGAAAAGGCCCGGCTCATCGCTGTACATGACGGGGCAAGGCCCCTGATCCGCCCGGAACAGATCGACGAGCTGATCCGTTTCGGGGAGCGCACCTATGCCGCCGCCCCGGCGGTGCCGGTGTCGGATACCATCAAGCGGACGGAGCCGTCCACGGGCCGGGTGCTGGAGACGCCGGACCGGGCGGCCCTCTTTGCCGTGCAGACGCCGCAGGTGTTTCAGGCGGAGCTGCTGAAGGCGGCGCTTCAGTCGGCGGTGAACGCCGAGGTGACTCTGACGGACGACTGCTCCGCTGTGGAGCGGCTGGGCAAGGAGGTCTATCTCACCGCCGGGGATCCGGAGAACATCAAAATTACTAGGCCGCTGGACCTGCGTCTGGCGGAGGCCATTCTGGCCGAGAGGAGGAAACAGGCATGA
- a CDS encoding winged helix-turn-helix domain-containing protein: MEEKLSYRNTVRLFAGEKCFGPGVAQLLRHVQEFHSLRSAAKAMNMAYSKAWTIVKSSERILGVQLLHTSVGGRSGGGAQLTEEAVLLLEAYTAFCADLHAAGDALFAQHFGYLEGRS; the protein is encoded by the coding sequence ATGGAAGAGAAATTATCGTATCGGAATACCGTCCGCCTGTTCGCCGGGGAGAAGTGCTTCGGTCCGGGCGTCGCCCAGCTGCTGCGCCATGTGCAGGAGTTTCATTCTCTGCGCTCTGCGGCCAAAGCCATGAACATGGCCTACTCCAAGGCGTGGACCATCGTCAAGTCCTCGGAGCGGATCTTGGGCGTCCAGCTGCTGCATACCTCCGTGGGGGGAAGGAGCGGCGGCGGAGCGCAGCTGACGGAGGAGGCGGTGCTCCTGCTGGAGGCCTACACCGCCTTCTGTGCCGATCTGCACGCCGCCGGGGACGCTCTCTTCGCCCAACACTTCGGGTATCTGGAGGGCCGGTCGTAA
- the selD gene encoding selenide, water dikinase SelD, producing MEENVKLTKLAKCAGCGAKVGAGVLAQLLEGIQVHKDPNLLVGFDKSDDASVYKVSDELALVQTLDFFPPIADDPYTFGQIAATNALSDIYAMGGDPKLALNIMCVPEDMPKDTVHQILRGGYEKVYEAGALITGGHSIFDDEPKYGLSVTGFVHPDRILTNSGAKEGDVLLLTKPIGIGILTSAMKADLCSKESTELAMRLMTTLNKNGRDAMVKYRVHACTDVTGFALMGHLLEMAQGSDLRAEVEVSAVDLIPEALEFARMGVLPAGMYRNRTFAEQWVDAGQTEIAVQDMLYDPQTSGGLLMAVDPADADALLAELKGTVPSAQRVGVMRRYEGGARIVLH from the coding sequence ATGGAAGAAAATGTAAAACTGACGAAGCTGGCCAAGTGCGCCGGCTGCGGCGCCAAGGTAGGCGCCGGTGTGCTGGCGCAGCTGCTGGAGGGTATCCAGGTCCACAAGGATCCCAATCTGCTGGTGGGCTTTGATAAGAGCGACGACGCCTCGGTGTATAAGGTATCGGACGAGCTGGCGCTGGTGCAGACGCTGGACTTTTTCCCGCCCATTGCCGACGATCCCTATACCTTCGGCCAGATCGCAGCCACCAACGCCCTGTCGGATATCTACGCCATGGGCGGTGACCCCAAGCTGGCTCTGAACATCATGTGTGTGCCGGAGGATATGCCCAAGGACACGGTGCATCAGATCCTCCGGGGCGGCTATGAGAAGGTTTATGAGGCGGGCGCCCTCATCACCGGCGGCCACAGCATCTTCGACGACGAGCCCAAGTACGGCCTGTCCGTCACGGGCTTCGTCCACCCCGACAGGATCCTCACCAACAGCGGCGCCAAGGAGGGGGATGTGCTGCTGCTGACCAAGCCCATCGGCATCGGCATCCTCACCTCCGCCATGAAGGCCGATCTTTGCTCCAAGGAGAGCACGGAGTTGGCCATGCGCCTGATGACCACCCTGAACAAGAATGGCCGGGACGCCATGGTGAAGTACCGGGTCCATGCCTGCACCGACGTGACAGGCTTTGCCCTGATGGGCCACCTGCTGGAGATGGCGCAGGGCAGCGACCTACGGGCCGAGGTGGAGGTGTCGGCGGTGGACCTGATCCCGGAGGCGCTGGAGTTTGCCCGCATGGGGGTGCTCCCGGCGGGGATGTACCGCAACCGTACCTTTGCCGAGCAGTGGGTGGATGCCGGACAGACGGAGATCGCCGTACAGGATATGCTGTATGACCCCCAGACCTCCGGCGGCCTGCTGATGGCCGTGGATCCGGCGGACGCCGATGCGCTGCTGGCGGAGCTGAAGGGTACCGTGCCAAGCGCCCAGCGGGTGGGCGTTATGCGCCGTTATGAGGGCGGCGCCCGCATCGTGCTGCATTGA
- a CDS encoding threonine aldolase family protein, with amino-acid sequence MIYFNSDYLEGAHPALMAKLNETNMVQTVGYGEDEYCAAARVKIQNACQAPEADVHFLVGGTQTNTTVIAAVLRPWQGVLCAVSGHINCHEAGAIESTGHKVITLPTTNGKITAPQVQEYVEWHRNDESTEHIVQPGMVYISYPTEGGTLYSKAELTELYDVCRRYGLPLFIDGARLGYGVMADGADLTLPEIAHLCDVFYIGGTKVGALFGEAVVIMNPALKKDFRFIMKQRGGRMAKGRLLGIQFDALFTDDLYFRISRHADEMAYQIRDIFVSAGYPLLFDSPTNQQYPIMPDEELAILGKNFGYEYWERTDPTHSGVRFCASWATTQENVDALRAAVQALKK; translated from the coding sequence ATGATCTATTTCAACAGTGACTATCTGGAGGGCGCACACCCCGCCCTCATGGCAAAGCTCAACGAGACCAACATGGTCCAGACCGTAGGCTACGGCGAGGACGAGTACTGCGCCGCCGCACGGGTCAAGATCCAGAACGCCTGTCAGGCCCCGGAGGCCGACGTCCACTTCCTGGTGGGCGGCACCCAGACCAACACCACCGTCATCGCCGCCGTGCTGCGTCCGTGGCAGGGCGTGCTGTGCGCCGTCAGCGGACACATCAACTGTCACGAGGCCGGTGCCATCGAGTCCACCGGCCACAAGGTCATCACCCTGCCCACCACTAACGGCAAGATCACGGCCCCGCAGGTGCAGGAGTATGTAGAGTGGCACAGAAACGACGAGTCCACGGAGCATATCGTCCAGCCCGGCATGGTCTACATCTCCTATCCCACCGAGGGAGGCACCCTTTACTCCAAGGCGGAGCTGACGGAGCTGTACGACGTGTGCCGCCGGTACGGCCTGCCCCTGTTCATCGACGGCGCCCGGCTGGGCTACGGCGTCATGGCCGACGGTGCTGACCTGACCCTGCCGGAGATCGCCCACCTGTGCGACGTGTTCTATATCGGCGGCACCAAGGTCGGTGCTCTGTTCGGTGAGGCCGTGGTCATCATGAACCCGGCTCTGAAGAAGGACTTCCGCTTCATCATGAAGCAGCGGGGCGGCCGCATGGCCAAGGGCCGTCTGCTGGGCATCCAGTTCGACGCCCTGTTCACTGACGATCTGTATTTCAGAATTTCCCGCCATGCCGATGAGATGGCCTATCAGATCCGGGATATCTTCGTCTCCGCCGGATATCCCCTGCTGTTTGACTCCCCCACCAACCAGCAGTACCCCATTATGCCTGATGAGGAGTTGGCCATTCTGGGGAAGAACTTCGGCTATGAGTACTGGGAGCGCACCGATCCCACCCACTCCGGTGTGCGCTTCTGTGCCAGCTGGGCCACCACTCAGGAGAACGTGGACGCCCTCCGGGCTGCCGTGCAGGCGCTGAAAAAGTAA
- the ispF gene encoding 2-C-methyl-D-erythritol 2,4-cyclodiphosphate synthase, whose amino-acid sequence MTGLRVGHGYDVHRLAQGRPLILGGVTIPWEKGLDGHSDADVLTHAVMDALLGAAGMDDIGKLFPDCDNAFLNISSLTLLERVMKALTEQGWQVVNIDATLVAQAPKIAPYRQEMRCALARTLGIRPEQVNVKATTEEHLGFTGEGLGISAHAVALIQRAEN is encoded by the coding sequence ATGACAGGACTGCGGGTAGGACACGGGTACGACGTTCACCGTCTGGCACAGGGGAGGCCTCTGATCTTAGGCGGTGTTACCATCCCGTGGGAGAAGGGGTTGGACGGCCACTCCGATGCGGACGTGCTGACCCATGCGGTGATGGATGCCCTGCTGGGCGCTGCCGGTATGGACGATATCGGGAAGCTATTCCCGGACTGCGACAATGCCTTTCTGAACATCTCCAGCCTGACGCTGCTGGAGCGGGTGATGAAGGCCCTGACGGAGCAGGGGTGGCAGGTGGTAAATATCGACGCCACGTTGGTGGCGCAGGCCCCCAAGATCGCTCCCTACCGGCAGGAGATGCGCTGTGCGCTGGCCCGGACGCTGGGCATCCGGCCGGAGCAGGTGAACGTCAAGGCCACCACGGAGGAGCATCTGGGCTTCACCGGTGAGGGACTGGGGATATCCGCCCACGCCGTGGCGCTGATCCAGAGGGCGGAGAACTGA
- the pckA gene encoding phosphoenolpyruvate carboxykinase (ATP), producing METYGLEQLGIVNAAAVYRNLTPAQLTEHALRRGEGTLSATGALVVKTGKYTGRSANDKFIVDTPAVHDDIAWGKVNRPMEKEKFDAIFAKVTAYLQNKEVYVFDGFAGADPKYTKSFRIVNELASQNLFIHQLLRRPTPEQLASFTADYTIVAAPGFKCVPEIDGTHSEAAILVDYEAHLVVICGTRYAGEIKKSVFSVMNYILPKQGVFPMHCSANIGTDGDSAVFFGLSGTGKTTLSADPARKLIGDDEHGWADDSVFNFEGGCYAKCINLSAEGEPEIYNAIKFGALVENVVMDPDTREFDFDDDSLAVNSRVGYPVEYIPNAELSGMSPSVPKTVIFLTADAYGVLPPISKLDRNQAMYYFVSGFTSKVAGTEIGVTEPVPTFSTCFGEPFLPLDPSVYAAMLAEKVEKAGAKVYLVNTGWNGTGQRMKLRYTRAMVTAALTGEIEKADFVTDPTFGVQVPTAIEGVPSELLIPENTWADKEAYRAACRKLASSFVENFKKYTRMSAEVVAAGPKAE from the coding sequence ATGGAAACCTACGGATTGGAGCAGCTGGGCATCGTCAATGCGGCGGCGGTATATCGCAACCTGACCCCGGCCCAGCTGACGGAGCACGCTCTGCGCCGGGGAGAGGGAACCCTGTCTGCCACCGGGGCGCTGGTGGTAAAGACCGGGAAGTACACCGGGCGCAGCGCTAACGATAAGTTCATCGTGGACACCCCGGCGGTACACGACGATATCGCATGGGGCAAGGTGAACCGCCCCATGGAAAAAGAGAAATTCGACGCCATTTTCGCCAAGGTCACGGCGTATCTCCAGAATAAGGAGGTCTACGTCTTTGACGGCTTCGCTGGGGCAGACCCCAAGTATACCAAATCCTTCCGCATCGTCAACGAGCTGGCCAGCCAGAACCTGTTCATTCATCAGCTGCTGCGCCGGCCCACGCCGGAGCAGCTGGCAAGCTTCACGGCGGACTACACCATCGTGGCCGCCCCCGGCTTCAAGTGCGTCCCGGAGATCGATGGCACCCACAGCGAGGCCGCCATTCTGGTGGACTACGAGGCGCATCTGGTGGTGATCTGCGGCACCCGCTACGCCGGCGAGATCAAGAAGTCGGTGTTCTCCGTCATGAACTACATCCTGCCCAAGCAGGGGGTGTTCCCCATGCACTGCTCCGCCAACATCGGAACGGACGGCGACTCCGCCGTGTTCTTCGGCCTCTCCGGCACCGGTAAGACCACCCTCTCCGCCGACCCCGCCCGCAAGCTCATCGGAGACGACGAGCACGGCTGGGCCGACGACTCCGTCTTTAACTTCGAGGGCGGCTGCTACGCCAAGTGCATCAACCTCTCTGCGGAGGGGGAGCCGGAAATCTACAACGCCATCAAATTCGGCGCATTGGTGGAGAATGTGGTCATGGATCCCGACACACGGGAGTTCGACTTCGACGACGACTCGCTGGCGGTGAACAGCCGGGTGGGCTACCCGGTGGAGTATATCCCCAACGCCGAGCTCTCCGGCATGAGCCCCAGTGTCCCCAAGACGGTGATCTTCCTCACCGCCGACGCCTACGGCGTGCTGCCCCCTATCAGCAAGCTGGATAGGAATCAGGCCATGTACTACTTCGTCTCCGGCTTTACCAGCAAGGTAGCGGGGACGGAGATCGGCGTCACCGAGCCGGTACCCACTTTCTCTACCTGCTTCGGTGAACCCTTCCTGCCGCTGGATCCCTCCGTTTATGCCGCCATGCTGGCGGAGAAGGTGGAGAAGGCCGGAGCCAAGGTGTATCTGGTGAACACAGGCTGGAACGGCACCGGTCAGCGCATGAAGCTGCGCTATACCCGTGCCATGGTGACGGCGGCCCTCACCGGCGAGATCGAGAAGGCGGACTTCGTCACCGATCCCACCTTCGGCGTTCAGGTACCCACGGCCATCGAGGGCGTGCCCAGTGAGCTGCTGATCCCGGAGAATACATGGGCGGACAAGGAGGCCTACCGGGCCGCCTGCCGCAAGCTGGCAAGCTCCTTTGTGGAGAACTTCAAGAAGTACACCCGCATGAGTGCTGAGGTGGTGGCCGCAGGCCCTAAGGCGGAGTGA
- the murD gene encoding UDP-N-acetylmuramoyl-L-alanine--D-glutamate ligase, whose product MTLQEYLTSLRHKTVAVIGIGVSNTPLLRRLLAEGIAVTACDRSSREKLGPLADELEAAGAMLHLGEGYLDGLTQDVIFRTPGLRPDVPQLLAAQRQGSTLTSEMEVFFQVCPCHMIAVTGSDGKTTTTTIIAELLKAAGRTVHVGGNIGQPLLCQADDMEPEDWAVLELSSFQLMTMDRSPHIAVVTNLAPNHLDVHKDMAEYVAAKENIFRYQRPGDIAVFNQDNDITRQQALRAVGAVRLFSRRSEPEEGVFLRGEDILCRHNGQERRIMTTADIRLPGVHNVENYMAAIAAVEGLVPDGIIRDFARTFNGVEHRIELVRTYHGVRYYNDSIASSPSRTIAGLRSFPEQVILIAGGYDKHIPFEVLGPEIVEHVKLLVLCGATAGKIRAAVEQAPGYCPGHPEILEVTPFQRAVEAARDRAQPGDVVTLSPACAAFDQFKNFMERGKTFKAIVNGWRE is encoded by the coding sequence ATGACTTTACAGGAATATCTCACTTCGCTGCGGCATAAGACCGTGGCGGTCATCGGCATCGGCGTCAGCAATACGCCGCTGCTGCGCCGCCTGCTGGCCGAGGGTATCGCCGTCACCGCCTGCGACAGAAGCAGCCGGGAGAAGCTGGGCCCTCTGGCCGATGAGCTGGAGGCCGCCGGAGCCATGCTCCATCTGGGGGAGGGGTATCTGGACGGCCTGACGCAGGACGTTATCTTCCGCACACCGGGTCTGCGGCCGGACGTGCCGCAGCTGCTGGCGGCGCAGCGGCAGGGCAGTACCCTCACCAGCGAGATGGAGGTGTTCTTTCAGGTCTGCCCCTGCCACATGATCGCCGTCACCGGTAGCGACGGCAAGACCACCACCACCACCATCATCGCAGAGCTGCTGAAGGCGGCGGGCAGAACCGTCCACGTGGGCGGCAACATCGGTCAGCCCCTGCTGTGTCAGGCGGATGATATGGAGCCGGAGGACTGGGCGGTGCTGGAGCTGTCCAGCTTCCAGCTGATGACCATGGATCGCAGCCCCCATATCGCCGTGGTGACCAATCTGGCTCCCAACCATCTGGACGTCCACAAGGACATGGCGGAGTATGTGGCGGCCAAGGAGAACATCTTCCGCTATCAGCGCCCCGGCGACATCGCCGTGTTCAATCAGGACAACGACATCACCCGGCAGCAGGCCTTGCGGGCCGTGGGGGCCGTCCGGCTCTTCAGCCGGCGTTCCGAGCCGGAGGAGGGCGTGTTCCTCCGGGGGGAGGATATCCTCTGCCGCCATAACGGGCAGGAGCGCCGGATCATGACCACGGCGGACATCCGCCTGCCGGGCGTCCACAATGTAGAGAACTACATGGCGGCTATCGCCGCCGTGGAGGGGCTGGTGCCGGACGGGATCATCCGGGACTTCGCTCGCACCTTCAACGGCGTGGAGCATCGCATCGAGCTGGTACGTACCTATCACGGGGTGCGGTACTATAACGACTCCATCGCCTCCAGCCCCTCCCGCACCATTGCCGGGCTGCGCTCCTTCCCGGAGCAGGTCATTCTCATCGCCGGGGGCTATGACAAGCACATTCCCTTCGAAGTGCTGGGGCCGGAGATCGTGGAGCATGTGAAGCTGCTGGTGCTGTGCGGCGCCACCGCAGGGAAGATCCGTGCCGCCGTGGAGCAGGCCCCCGGCTACTGCCCCGGCCACCCGGAAATTCTGGAGGTGACGCCCTTCCAACGTGCCGTAGAGGCTGCCCGTGACCGGGCACAGCCCGGTGACGTGGTGACGCTGTCCCCGGCCTGCGCCGCCTTCGACCAGTTCAAAAACTTCATGGAGCGTGGCAAGACCTTCAAGGCCATCGTCAACGGCTGGCGGGAGTAA
- the yqeB gene encoding selenium-dependent molybdenum cofactor biosynthesis protein YqeB, which produces MLVLIRGAGDIATGIAMRLWRAGMQVVMTDLPQPTAIRRTVCFSQAIVLGETQVEDATARRAVDVPQARRICAAGEISVLADPELRCREELRPDALVDAILAKRNLGTRITDAPVVVGVGPGFTAGEDCHAVVETMRGHTLGRVIYRGSALPNTSIPGLVGGFAGERVLRAPADGILHQLADIGATVAEGDVVATVEGQPMRCTISGVLRGILSDGTPVFRGMKAGDVDPRGKREYCDTVSDKALAVGGGVLEAVLALSGKLKEEP; this is translated from the coding sequence ATGCTGGTACTGATCCGGGGAGCGGGGGATATCGCCACAGGCATTGCGATGCGCCTTTGGAGGGCCGGCATGCAGGTGGTTATGACGGATCTGCCCCAGCCCACGGCCATTCGCCGCACCGTGTGCTTCTCGCAGGCCATCGTGCTGGGGGAGACGCAGGTGGAGGATGCCACGGCCCGCCGGGCGGTGGATGTCCCTCAGGCCCGGAGGATCTGTGCGGCGGGAGAGATCTCCGTGCTGGCGGACCCGGAGCTGCGGTGCCGGGAGGAACTGCGGCCGGATGCGCTGGTGGATGCCATTCTGGCCAAGCGGAATCTGGGCACCCGCATCACCGATGCACCGGTGGTGGTAGGCGTAGGGCCGGGCTTCACTGCCGGAGAGGACTGCCATGCGGTGGTGGAGACCATGCGGGGCCATACGCTGGGCCGGGTCATCTATCGGGGCAGCGCCCTGCCCAACACCAGCATACCGGGACTCGTCGGCGGCTTCGCCGGGGAGCGGGTGCTGCGTGCTCCGGCAGACGGCATCCTGCACCAACTGGCGGATATCGGGGCCACGGTTGCCGAGGGGGACGTGGTGGCTACGGTGGAGGGTCAGCCCATGCGCTGCACCATCAGCGGTGTGCTGCGGGGCATCCTGTCGGATGGGACTCCGGTGTTCCGGGGCATGAAGGCCGGAGACGTGGATCCCCGTGGCAAACGGGAATATTGTGATACGGTATCGGACAAGGCACTGGCCGTGGGCGGCGGTGTGCTGGAGGCGGTGCTGGCCCTGTCCGGGAAATTGAAGGAGGAACCATAA
- a CDS encoding DUF3343 domain-containing protein: MNEILFIARSVTHAQRMVRALEQCGIRSVLFRAPAGLTGGGCSYAVKVRGQRRQEAQTCLQTAGLTPLGIYERTDSGWQEAGT, encoded by the coding sequence ATGAACGAGATTCTTTTCATCGCCCGCTCCGTCACCCATGCCCAGCGTATGGTGCGGGCGTTGGAGCAGTGCGGCATCCGCAGCGTCCTGTTCCGGGCCCCGGCGGGGCTTACCGGCGGCGGATGCAGCTATGCGGTGAAGGTGCGGGGCCAGCGGCGGCAGGAGGCCCAGACGTGCTTACAGACAGCGGGGCTGACGCCCCTTGGCATATATGAACGGACGGATAGCGGCTGGCAGGAGGCGGGGACATGA